The proteins below come from a single Felis catus isolate Fca126 chromosome A1, F.catus_Fca126_mat1.0, whole genome shotgun sequence genomic window:
- the MRPL55 gene encoding 39S ribosomal protein L55, mitochondrial isoform X2 has product MYHRGPPGRMATMGSLLGLLRQHVLMGAAPACRHLHLSSQIADSNRASLTRVRRQAYARLYPVLLIKQDGSTIHIRYREPRRMLEMPVDLDALSPEERRARFRKRMAQLTEQKQQEPELGDDFDVERYKQFWTKK; this is encoded by the exons ATGTACCACAGGGGCCCCCCGGGAAGAATGGCCACCATGGGCAGTCTGCTTGG CCTACTGCGGCAGCACGTGCTGATGGGGGCTGCCCCTGCGTGTCGCCACCTGCACCTGTCCTCCCAGATCGCTGACAGCAACAGGGCCTCACTCACACGCGTGCGCCGGCAAGCCTATGCGCGCCTCTACCCTGTGCTCCTGATCAAGCAGGATGGCTCCACCATCCACATCCGCTATCGGGAGCCACGGCGAATGCTTGAG ATGCCCGTGGATCTGGACGCCCTGTCCCCAGAGGAGAGGAGGGCCCGATTCCGGAAACGCATGGCCCAGCTCACAGAGCAAAAGCAGCAGGAGCCAGAGCTGGGCGACGACTTTGATGTGGAGCGGTACAAGCAGTTTTGGACCAAAAAGTGA
- the MRPL55 gene encoding 39S ribosomal protein L55, mitochondrial isoform X1 encodes MGPPSQRVYLKSMYKYIQMICLLRQHVLMGAAPACRHLHLSSQIADSNRASLTRVRRQAYARLYPVLLIKQDGSTIHIRYREPRRMLEMPVDLDALSPEERRARFRKRMAQLTEQKQQEPELGDDFDVERYKQFWTKK; translated from the exons ATGGGGCCGCCTAGCCAGCGTGTTTATCTGAAGAGTATGTACAAGTACATACAGATGATATG CCTACTGCGGCAGCACGTGCTGATGGGGGCTGCCCCTGCGTGTCGCCACCTGCACCTGTCCTCCCAGATCGCTGACAGCAACAGGGCCTCACTCACACGCGTGCGCCGGCAAGCCTATGCGCGCCTCTACCCTGTGCTCCTGATCAAGCAGGATGGCTCCACCATCCACATCCGCTATCGGGAGCCACGGCGAATGCTTGAG ATGCCCGTGGATCTGGACGCCCTGTCCCCAGAGGAGAGGAGGGCCCGATTCCGGAAACGCATGGCCCAGCTCACAGAGCAAAAGCAGCAGGAGCCAGAGCTGGGCGACGACTTTGATGTGGAGCGGTACAAGCAGTTTTGGACCAAAAAGTGA